A stretch of DNA from Coccidioides posadasii str. Silveira chromosome 1, complete sequence:
ACTCATATGAATTCTCTGAGTCCGTGGGGTATTTACTAGGGCTTTTCTTTGATAAATGCAATAAACATGGTCACAATATTTTATTTAATGATTACTTACTTTCTATTCCCATGGACATGGAAGCATATTCATACAACCCAGTAGAAACACTTAAGATCAAACCCTTTTTGAAGGAAGAAATCGGTATCTCCGATAAAGAAGACAATAGAAAGGAGGTATCAAAAGAGGCTAGTCGGTAATGAAAAAAGAACGATAATTTTAATCAAGATGGCATGGTTTTCTATCTATTCTTCATCCGCATCTTCAACGCTAGCGGTCAATCCACGTTTCGTGGCTTCTCCGGTGTTAGCTTGGGGCTGAGCTCCAGTGGATGTCGCTGTTGAGCTTTTGGGTTGGGAGGGTCGCTCAGGAGGTGTTATCGTATTGTCGGTCATTGCCTtgggcttcttctttttctttttggtctGGGTGCTTGTTAGCTAAATTATGCCCCTTCCAAGCCATGGTTGTCACGGTTGGGTGGAGAGCGAATGAGAAAGGATTTGAACATACCTCCTGCCATCCCCACACTGGCCTAAAGCTATCAAAGAATCCGACATCCTCGAACAGATTGGGGTACAACCAAAGACCCGGTGGCACAACGAAAAACGTAACGCAGAATAGTATCAAGCGGAAGATCGACATCGCGAAGAACAACCCCAACAAGCCCATCATTGCGATACTCAAATACCACACGCCCTGTCTCAACATCATGGGCCATAGTGGGAACATGACCACTGCCATAATGGCGATGAGAACGCCCGCAGCCATAGCTTTCTGCTTCCACTGTGGTCCCTCGTAGAGCCATGCGTAGTGCATCATTGGGTCGGTGTCTTGGTGCTGCTCTATACGCACGTTCCACTGTCCTTTGACTCGTTTTTGCTTGGGACGGTTCGGTTGCTCGATTTTGGAAACACGGAGTGCGAGAAGGGACATGGGCAGGAGTTTGAAAGTGTTTTCGGCAGAAGCGCGATCGGTTACCGGTGGGAGTAGAGAGTTGGGTTTTGATGCCGCTTTGGTGTAGGCAGGAGATTCCAGTGCTCGAATTGCTCGTTTTACTATAAATTCACAAGTCAGTAATTCTGGCTGGTTTTGAAAGGTTTTTCGTAGCATGTACCCTTAAATAATTCTCTTCTCCGACCATCCAAGATGCATGTTCTCGTCTTAAGGTTTTGTGATCTGAGGAAATTGGCAACGGCAAGTGCCTTCGGGTCCGCTGGAACTCCTGATTTCACAGGTATTTGTCTCTGATGCTGATGGGCATGATTGTGGTCACAGCAACCCTCATGTTGGTGGTCGTCTTGGCCATGCTCATGCTCATGGTCATGGCTGTGGTTGTGGTTGTGGTCGTGGTTTTCTCCTGACTGTTGCTGCTTTTGCATCTGGTGTTGATGCATGGCCTGAGCTCTCAAATGGTTGATGTATTGTTCCGGAGTCATACCACGCTTTGCAGCCTCTTGAGTGAGTTGTTGTCGTTGCATGTTCGCGAACTCTTCTGGTGTCATTCCACGTTTCGCGGCTTCGGCGGCCATCTGCTGTTGCATGGCCGCGAGCTGCTGCGGCGATGGCTGAGGGGCAGCCATGTTGAAATCGGAAGTCAATCAGTACCAGGAAGTAACCAGCGGGATCAGAAAAATACCGCGCTAATTAGGGCTCCCAGAAGTTGATCGAGCTCGTCTGGCGGTGGTTGTTATATATGTGTTGACTTTCATTCATGATCGCCCAAAGTGGCCAGATCTAAGATTCCAAAAGGGGAAAGGCGGGGATGTGCGCCGAGGCCGCCGTGTGCGTGGTGGCAAGCTTCCAACGATCGACGGCATTGGGCTTGTGCCTGGTAGAGAACCATAAGAGCAGCGAGAACTCCTTTTTGTGGATGGTGAATGCCTTATGCAAGTGAGATTGTGTTTTCAACTGCAACGCAATTCAATGCCGATTCCAATCTCCGGCTTGTTTGAACTCCGGCTTTCCCCGCCTCCATGAGAGCTTTCGTTCCCGGCAACAGCTCTCTCCTACAGCCGCCTTGGGGAACAGTTCAGCTGGTATGTCAGGATATCGTTCTCAATCGAGGTGGTTCCCTACTAATTTGTTTCTTGGTGTAGTCCCAGCGAGATGTTTCAATACAGATCCCAATCAATCTTGTAACTCAGCCTGCCGTTTCTCTTTCAGCAGCGTGCTTTGGAAAGAAGGTCTATGATGAAGAGGCAGCAAAGCAATGCATTTCGAATCTTCTCTCCGTGGGATACCGACGATTGTATGTTGATCTATATTGGTCCCGTGAGAGAAAGAAATGGAGTCTGTGCCCAGTAACAACACCCTTGATCCCACTTGGAGCAACCGTTCCCAGGAGGCTCCCATTCCTCGGGCTGAAACTACTTGGATTCAACCGGAAAACTGGTTCTCCAACTGTGGGTGGACATCTCAATACTCGACAATCGCGCAATACCACTAGGCCTTCCGATACAAACCCCGCTGAAGATTCCACCGTTGATCAGACTGAAGTACCTACCAGAAAAGGACCTTCCGGAACAGTTTTGTTTGAATTGGGGCCTTATTCATGTTCCGCAAATGTTGACCTAACCGGCTTACTAAATGTTGTGGCCGATTATTTCAAAAGCACAGAAGATACTTTGAATGCACATTTGACCTATATTATCTTTGACCTTCATGCCGCATCTCGTCCTGATACCCCTCACGGTTCAGCACCGACTCCAAAGGGAAGGGACCTTCCATCTCTCTCAGACTCCTTAGGCACTACCGCAAACAATGCGTTGGgaatgtatatatatacgCCCTTGGAGCTCGATTCCGAAAGAAGAGACTTGAACAGGTCCTGGTATTCTGTGGCTCCGCGAATGGGTCCCGTTCCAGAGTACTTTAATATAATCGGAAAGGCTAACTCACGTTACGAAACACCGGATGGATGGCCAAATGAAGGGTATGTGGAGCTATCCAAGGCGCAAAGACTTGTGATGGGATGGGGAAAGGTAGATCTGCAAATGAATGCATACGATTTCAAGAACGATAATATGATAGTCTTCTCGCCCGGCTCGCTCACGTCTTTTGTCACCGTGGCTAAAGATAACAACGACAATATCGTTGGCAAATGCTTATACAACCCTAATACCACCGATATTTCTGATGTCCAAACATGGGCCACGGCTGAGGTTCCAGAAGCAAACTCTACCGCGCAGCTATCTCACTTCTCCAACCAGATGGTCTCGTGTGGTATATCACCACTAGTTAACCATACACTCCTCAATGTCACTGCTGACCAAGACATTGGACCTTATCGAAATGTGTCACTCTCCTCTATCTGGTCTTGGGCAGATGGAGAACCCAAAGATTCAATAAACGCTGGGGCGATCGATGAAAACCGCTGCTCTGTGATGGACCTTTCGCTTTCTGGCCATTGGCGCTCGAGTGGTTGTTCAGATCGACTCTACGCTGCATGTCGCATAAGGAATTCTCCGTTCGACTGGACACTGTCGAGAGAGCCTGAACCCTATACGCTGGCCGGCGACACCTGTCCTGAGGGCTCCAGCTTTGATGTTCCCCGCACGGCGTTGGAAAACACGTACCTCTACAAGCATGTCCTCCAGCAATCGAAGGATCTCATTGACCCGTCATCTGAGGAGACGGAGAAAACAAGTATATGGCTGGATTTCAACTCCTTTGATGTCCCGGATTGTTGGGTTTCGGGTGGACCCAAAGCCCAATGCCCATATGAGGTCGATGAAAGCGCCATTCAGCGACGCAATATTTTGGTTCCTAGCATCGCTGCTATTATCATCCTGATTATAACGGCGTTGACTCTCTTTGTCAAGTGCAATGCAAACCGGATGAAttcaaggagaagaagagtaatTGCTGGATGGGAGTACGAAGGTGTACCGTCATGAGTGTCTGGTCAGATAATACTCTGGTGTACGGTGCGAGCTCGAATTGTAGATAGTCCATAGGTTCATCTGCGTGTATACTCTTGGGTAATATAGTTTTGCCGTGTATATATTTGGCTATTGCCGAGATATCGAAATGGTAATATCTCCGCGAGGCAGCCCATCTTGAGGCTTGTTCTAGGAAGACGTTGCAGGAATGAAAGTGTATCTAACCAAATTGATAATTTATAGTACAGGTGTTCTATATAGGTCGATCTCTATACTACCTCTCTTTAAAAGGAAATGAGTAGAGAAGTTGTTGTAACCGCTGTCATAAAATTGTAAGTATGCATTGTTATGACAACACATCTAACATCTCCTCAACACGACCAAATTTTTCTCGAATCTTGCCCCTAGACTTGCCTCTCTCCACCTCCGCGCGGTCAATCGCTTCCCAATCTTTCCAGCTTGTTGGCCGGAGGCCAAGCTCCTCTACATCACCGCGTACGCCCTCCCAGCCAAGTCCAGTGCTCCCTCCCTCATCAGAGTTCAAGAACGCCGGGGCACCGCTAGAAGCCGAAACATGATGCGCCCAATCCGCCGCGATCGCATCGCCAGTGGCGAATGCATCTGTCATCGTTGAGGCAATGACACCGGTAGGGCCACGCTTCACCCAGCCAGCGCAATACAGCCCGGGGAGGTGACTTGGCACGGCCTCCGGAGCGGACGAGGGTGGATTAGCTTTCACGTCGCTGGAGGAGTCATAATCAATGATTCTTCCTTGTCCATCGTTGGGGATTATCCCACGTGAAGCGTTGAACGGGATCTGAAGGTCTTCAAAGCCTTCGAGAGGGACGGATTGATATCCTATGCTTCGGAAGCAGACGCTAGCGGGGATGTCAACCTGCATTGCTTTGCCGTCATCGCCAAGGAGAGGAGTGGCTCGTGATGATGGAGAGAAGGGGTCTGAGGGGTCAAGTTGGTTGCGAGTAAATTTTATGTATGATAGGTCACTAGATTGATTCTTTGGTGAGGTGTGAAAGGAGTGGGGAGAGAGTAGAAAATCGAGAGACCCAGTTCTGTTTGCTGTTGAAGGATCTGTGGATGAGCTTTTGGCGAGGAGTTCGGTTATGCGTTTTTGGGCTCGGGGCAGCCTTTTGATTGCTGATACCGGCGGGAAGAGATATTCGGGAATGGGCTCGAAGAATACGGAGGGTAACTGTAATAGCTCGCGGATTTCTTTGATTGTGAACGCACCCTGCATGTTGTTGTCAGTTATCAGCCCACGGCTAACCTGATGTCGAATGATGGATAAATACCTGCATTGGCCCTCTTCGTCCAACCACCCTGACTCTTTTAATCTTGCTCCGGGACAATTCCTCCAGGGCATACTCTGCCATATCCGTCTTCCGCAAAATATCGACGTCCGTCAACAAAACTCTAGCAACATCCATAGCTACGTTTCCTTGCCCAATTACAACTGCCTCTTCACCGCTTGCTAGACCTGGTTTAAGGTCTCGGTACTCTGGGAGGCCATTGTACCAGCCAACAAACGCTCTAGCAGAGTATATTCCACGAATGTCTCGTTCTCCGGGTATTCCTAATTCCCTATCCTTCGAGGCACCGTAAGAAAAGAGGATGGCATCGTAATGTGGCTTTAGGGACCGAAGGGGGAGAGCGGCGCCCAGCTCGACATTTCCAATAAAATTGAAACGGGAAGAGTTAGCTACTTCGGTGAATTTATCTTGACAATTCTACGGGCATAAAATCAGCAACTGCACTGAGAATTAGGATACAAGGGTATGAATTACTTTCACCTCCGGATGGTCTGGCGCAACGCCATATCGGACCAGTCCAAAGGGAACAGGCAAATGCTCGTACATATCGACGAAAGCATTATCAACCTTCCCCATCAGCCTATATGCAGCATAGAACCCCGCAGGTCCGGAGCCGATAACTGCAACACGGAACGGACGAGACGAATGAGTAACGTCACTGCTGTACTTCCGTCGACATGTTGAATTGATCACGGCGCGCTCATAACCCTCAATCGCTTTGCTGATCTGAAGCGAGCACCGAATGCACACATTTCCTATTCGAGGCAACATTCTTGATAGAACTCGTCGTAGGCACACGGGACGCAGCCGGAGTTCGTCGCATCTGGGTCTTGATGAATTTGTCAGGGGCGGCGATAAGCCATATGAGTCCGGTTGCCCTGCCAACAATCGGCGCGCGAATTATTTAGAGTGACTAGGCATCACAGTTGCCAGCCAGGAGAACTCGAAAGACGATATTACCCTCGACTCTTGCCCACTTCGTCAAGCAACCAATCCTCATTCCATTCATTTCTGGATGCTTTAACTAGTTATCCTTTGGGCTGTGACAATGGGGCGGAGTGAGCCGCCGTTCATTTACGATCCCCCATCACGACAAACGCCCGTCTCTCCAACCAAGCCATTCAACCCCAAGGCACATACCCAGGCATCTTGGGCTCCGCGCGAACCGAAGGCAAAGAAAAATGGCCCGCTGGTCAATTTTAACCAACACCCAGATTCTGTGTGTAACTAGTCTACGGCGATCCGTGGATTCTCAACACTGACCGTTCGAATAACAGTTCGGATTGATCGCGGGCGGTAGGGGCAACATCAAATTAATGAGCCCTCGAACAAAGCAGAGGGTAAAATACGCCAGGTGGTCACAACTAGCATTGAGAGTTTTGACCCTAATTGGAGCTCTCGGGATACTATTCTGTGTTATTTGCATCAAGGGGACAACACTGACCCTTGCATGGATGATACGCGTCCCAGTAAGCCCAAAGAGAATTCGAGGTGACTAGAACGGAGACTTATTCAATATTAGCCTTGCGTAACGATCCTCCATACTATCTACGGTATTTACCATCTCTTTCGATCCGCGACCGCGCGAACTCCCGCCTCATCGGCAAGCTACATGTTGTTTGCATCGGTGCTGGACGCCGGACTGATCCCATTGTATGCTTTTACCAGCATCGTCTCAAACGTGGAGTACGAAACCAAGTCTTACGGTTGGGAGACTCTCTTTGGAAACGAAGGAGTAAGGGAGGCGATCATCCACGCGACTTTTCTTGCCGCTTCAACTGTGGGCGGGCTTCATTTAATCTCACTAGGTTTGGACCTTTATTTAGCCATTGTCTTCCGACAGATATCAAAGCTTCCACCGGATATGAATCCCTTAGAGGATAACCTCACGTCTCGAGGACAAAAGCGAAATAAGTCAGAAATCGCAGAAAAGCATTTGAGCCAGAGCACAACGGGCTCCGCCGAGGCCAATCGCGAATCACTCGCTCAGGAGCCATTGATACCTACCCGGACAGTGCCTTTCATGCACACTAGGGCCGATTCATCAAGCACGCTTTCTGGAAGTGACCTTCGAGGAACAGACAGCCCCCGGACATCATATTACTCAGCGCAATCCTTCAGGTATTCGCGATCGGATCTTCCGAGCCAGCAGACTTTTCATTATGAACAGGCGAACAAGTCAAAAGTGGAGATTGCGCGTACTCCGGCGCAGCGGCGTGGTACCACTCCATCCAGGCCCCAGTCTATGGTCAGAGATGCTCCTCCTGTCTCCGATCAGTCAAATTTGACTGCCCTGGATGCGAGACAGCGCGACCCCAGCGGTGTTTCCGCCTTATCGGATGAGAATTGGTGCATCTATCCATCTTCACCTCCATCACCTGAACTATGCCCCGATGATTCTGCAGCTAGACCGTTGTCTTTACCCAACGGAGGAGATACTCCTATGATACCGGGTATTGATGACGAGAAATGGGATAATTCTAGTTTCCTTGACAGCCTTCAGTGTCGGAGTGACACCGTAGTGCAGCATCGAGGTGATTACACAGCCATTGACGACTGCGATAACGATGAAATTATATACGGTAATCAGCATGCCGAAAACTCGTACGTCCCCGAACGTGACTTGGGAGACCATCAGGTCGTGTTGGCGCAAGATGAGAACAACGACTATAAGCACCAGCCGCTCCTGAATCCACTGGAAATGAATCCGCCAACTCCCCGGCCGACTGAACAGTGGTCAGTCAGCTCACGTCATTCAAAGGGTAGCTTACGTCGTGTTGCACTGGCAGATGTGCCAAACCCACCTTCTGACAGTGGCAGGCCAACGCCCGTCAAGAGTGCCAAGTTCAGGTCCTATGGCAAACTAGACCAAGGCAAAATTTCTCCCGCACAGCGTGTAGGAAGCCTTCGTGGTAAAGACTTGAAAGTCATAACCCCAAATATCACTGACAAAAAGAAATCACGATGGAGGCGCATGACGGGCAACTACGAAGCGGTTAATGACAAAGATCACGATAGTGATAGTGATAGGAATGATAGCCTATCAGATCAAGAGAATCGCGACCGTACGGGTCGTGTCGTCAGTAACACCGGAATTGATTTGGGGCTAGGACTTGGCTCTAAACCTGCAGGGTATGGAAGTTACATTGCAGGCCTGGGTGTGGGAAGAAGGCGTGAAGTCAGTGGAAAAATGGCAGAAGAGGGGCGAGGAAGTCGTTTGGCTCCCGAGGATGATGACTATGAAGGAAAGGGGAAGAGACTATCAAAGACAGGCGAATATCGAGCTGCGGGATGGGCTCGATTCAGGGGTCTTTGAAGGTCTGGATATCCGCAATCTCGACTGGGCTAGGACTGGATTCCTTTGTGTTGGAGTGATTTCGGATCCGGTGTTTATATCCTGGGAATTTCTGATATTTATGCTGCCATGAATGTATGTTAAGGATGCTATAGTTACTGCCCAGTTGTATTTTGATATCACCGAAATGCCATTGTCTGTGTTGCTGAGTCAGGTGGTTCCTTGGACTTCACATCTTGTTTGGATTTAAACATTGACGTCTTGCCACTCCACACAGCGCGTAACCTCGGGGGTCATCTTGCCTTACCATCATTTGATGTGTTGATTGGTGACTTTGATCAATGCTTCAGCTATgaatttccttttttttcctcatCGTGACCACTGGCTTGCACAGGGAGACATTCAGTTGTTCCCAGCACAGGTGCATCCTGTAGATTGTTCATTCGGGCGTCTCCGTTAGGAAGGGCCTCTGTCAGCTCGGCTTGGCTGGTTAATTACACCTGGGCTACTTCTTGCGTTTGGAAATTTGTTCCTTTTCCTACTATCATCGATGGGCCCATCGATGGCGCTGTCCGACCGGTCTCAAACCGGTTGGGCAATAAAATTTTAGTAGTATGAAGGCTGATTGCCTTTTAACTGCTAATTTTTCACCATCTGTAGCttcaaaaagagaaatattgACTCTCAGCTCAGTTGGCATTAATCCCGTTTCTTCCAATCACTTTTGTCCACAAAGTGTTCACTGAAAGTCTTCTTAAGGAGAGATGCCTCCCTATTCCTTTATGAGTTCGATATCTTCATAAAAACCGTGTGGCATTCACTTAAATGGATATTTCCTTATGACTCTCTCGGCATTCTCATCAGTTGATATATCTTCACCAACCCAAAGTTAGAAACTCGCTTAATCTGCCCCCGTTTCTTCAAGCATAAATCTCTTGCCTCGAATTCCATTCCCCTTGTTTCTCTCTCTTACCTTCAAACAATTTAATCTTTGGCCAATCATGGATATCAAAGCTTTCAAGGTGCCCCCTATCAGTGTGGTGCAGAAAAAGCCACTTACGTGCTACTATTGGAAGAATAGCAAATGCAAGTTCAAGGACAGCGAATGTCGCTTTATGCATGAGAATACTGGGAAGGTCGCTTCGGTTCCAAAAAGCAATAGCACATCCGGTGAGTGTGACCCTACCAGTTTCGAGCACTTTTGATGACTTATGGATTGACATGAGCTTTCTTTAATAGCTGAACCAAAATTAAGAGATACTACCGCCAGCACCTCTGAAAACGACGATCTTATCTCACTTTTCTCCTATAATGGTTCGCCGGGGCCTAAGGTATCACATCGTTCTCGACTTCTAGATGGGAGTTAAGGGTCGAAACTGATATAACTTCGTTTTTAGTTGGAGGAACCTCTC
This window harbors:
- the SEC62 gene encoding Translocation protein S62 (BUSCO:485702at4751~EggNog:ENOG410PGTC~COG:U~TransMembrane:2 (i251-272o278-309i)~BUSCO:12533at33183) is translated as MAAPQPSPQQLAAMQQQMAAEAAKRGMTPEEFANMQRQQLTQEAAKRGMTPEQYINHLRAQAMHQHQMQKQQQSGENHDHNHNHSHDHEHEHGQDDHQHEGCCDHNHAHQHQRQIPVKSGVPADPKALAVANFLRSQNLKTRTCILDGRRRELFKVKRAIRALESPAYTKAASKPNSLLPPVTDRASAENTFKLLPMSLLALRVSKIEQPNRPKQKRVKGQWNVRIEQHQDTDPMMHYAWLYEGPQWKQKAMAAGVLIAIMAVVMFPLWPMMLRQGVWYLSIAMMGLLGLFFAMSIFRLILFCVTFFVVPPGLWLYPNLFEDVGFFDSFRPVWGWQETKKKKKKPKAMTDNTITPPERPSQPKSSTATSTGAQPQANTGEATKRGLTASVEDADEE
- a CDS encoding uncharacterized protein (EggNog:ENOG410PN32~COG:U~TransMembrane:1 (o575-597i)~BUSCO:7242at33183); this encodes MRAFVPGNSSLLQPPWGTVQLSQRDVSIQIPINLVTQPAVSLSAACFGKKVYDEEAAKQCISNLLSVGYRRLYVDLYWSRERKKWSLCPVTTPLIPLGATVPRRLPFLGLKLLGFNRKTGSPTVGGHLNTRQSRNTTRPSDTNPAEDSTVDQTEVPTRKGPSGTVLFELGPYSCSANVDLTGLLNVVADYFKSTEDTLNAHLTYIIFDLHAASRPDTPHGSAPTPKGRDLPSLSDSLGTTANNALGMYIYTPLELDSERRDLNRSWYSVAPRMGPVPEYFNIIGKANSRYETPDGWPNEGYVELSKAQRLVMGWGKVDLQMNAYDFKNDNMIVFSPGSLTSFVTVAKDNNDNIVGKCLYNPNTTDISDVQTWATAEVPEANSTAQLSHFSNQMVSCGISPLVNHTLLNVTADQDIGPYRNVSLSSIWSWADGEPKDSINAGAIDENRCSVMDLSLSGHWRSSGCSDRLYAACRIRNSPFDWTLSREPEPYTLAGDTCPEGSSFDVPRTALENTYLYKHVLQQSKDLIDPSSEETEKTSIWLDFNSFDVPDCWVSGGPKAQCPYEVDESAIQRRNILVPSIAAIIILIITALTLFVKCNANRMNSRRRRVIAGWEYEGVPS
- the ARH1 gene encoding NADPH-adrenodoxin reductase (BUSCO:231582at4751~EggNog:ENOG410PIFP~COG:C~BUSCO:5677at33183), whose protein sequence is MLPRIGNVCIRCSLQISKAIEGYERAVINSTCRRKYSSDVTHSSRPFRVAVIGSGPAGFYAAYRLMGKVDNAFVDMYEHLPVPFGLVRYGVAPDHPEVKNCQDKFTEVANSSRFNFIGNVELGAALPLRSLKPHYDAILFSYGASKDRELGIPGERDIRGIYSARAFVGWYNGLPEYRDLKPGLASGEEAVVIGQGNVAMDVARVLLTDVDILRKTDMAEYALEELSRSKIKRVRVVGRRGPMQGAFTIKEIRELLQLPSVFFEPIPEYLFPPVSAIKRLPRAQKRITELLAKSSSTDPSTANRTGSLDFLLSPHSFHTSPKNQSSDLSYIKFTRNQLDPSDPFSPSSRATPLLGDDGKAMQVDIPASVCFRSIGYQSVPLEGFEDLQIPFNASRGIIPNDGQGRIIDYDSSSDVKANPPSSAPEAVPSHLPGLYCAGWVKRGPTGVIASTMTDAFATGDAIAADWAHHVSASSGAPAFLNSDEGGSTGLGWEGVRGDVEELGLRPTSWKDWEAIDRAEVERGKSRGKIREKFGRVEEMLDVLS
- a CDS encoding uncharacterized protein (EggNog:ENOG410PVB1~COG:S~TransMembrane:4 (i87-110o116-137i149-168o196-226i)~BUSCO:3137at33183), with the protein product MGRSEPPFIYDPPSRQTPVSPTKPFNPKAHTQASWAPREPKAKKNGPLVNFNQHPDSFGLIAGGRGNIKLMSPRTKQRVKYARWSQLALRVLTLIGALGILFCVICIKGTTLTLAWMIRVPPCVTILHTIYGIYHLFRSATARTPASSASYMLFASVLDAGLIPLYAFTSIVSNVEYETKSYGWETLFGNEGVREAIIHATFLAASTVGGLHLISLGLDLYLAIVFRQISKLPPDMNPLEDNLTSRGQKRNKSEIAEKHLSQSTTGSAEANRESLAQEPLIPTRTVPFMHTRADSSSTLSGSDLRGTDSPRTSYYSAQSFRYSRSDLPSQQTFHYEQANKSKVEIARTPAQRRGTTPSRPQSMVRDAPPVSDQSNLTALDARQRDPSGVSALSDENWCIYPSSPPSPELCPDDSAARPLSLPNGGDTPMIPGIDDEKWDNSSFLDSLQCRSDTVVQHRGDYTAIDDCDNDEIIYGNQHAENSYVPERDLGDHQVVLAQDENNDYKHQPLLNPLEMNPPTPRPTEQWSVSSRHSKGSLRRVALADVPNPPSDSGRPTPVKSAKFRSYGKLDQGKISPAQRVGSLRGKDLKVITPNITDKKKSRWRRMTGNYEAVNDKDHDSDSDRNDSLSDQENRDRTGRVVSNTGIDLGLGLGSKPAGYGSYIAGLGVGRRREVSGKMAEEGRGSRLAPEDDDYEGKGKRLSKTGEYRAAGWARFRGL